A window of Flavobacterium psychrophilum genomic DNA:
CGAGTTTGGCTTTACGATCAACTATAATAGTTAACGATTTAGAGATGGAGAAAAAGAAAATTTTAATTGTAGACGATGATCCCCGTAATATCTTTGCACTTACGGCTACGCTAAGGTCAAAATCATTTGACTGCCAGTCGTGCTCAGGCGCACCGGAAGCGATACAATTATTAAAGTCTGACGAAGATATAGACGCCGTATTAATGGATATGATGATGCCTGATATGGATGGTTATGAAGCTATACCTATTATAAAGGGTATTGCGCACAGGCAGGGGCTGCCAATTATAGCAGTTACCGCTCAGGCCATGATAGGAGACCGTGAAAAATGCCTTAGGGCGGGTGCCGATGACTACATATCTAAACCGATTGATGTAGATAAATTGTTAGAAATACTTAGTACTATTTAGAGAGGGAGAGATGATAAATGACCGTGAACTTGAACTGTTGATAAATGAAGTGTTTGAATACCACGGTTTTGATTTTGGAGGATATTCGCGGGCTTCTTTAAAAAGACGTATAGACAGGCTGTTGCAGCTTGACGGCTTTGATAAGTTTGGCGATTTACTATATAAAGTTAGAACAGAACCGGGTTACTTTAAACGCATGGTAGAGGAGATTACGGTAAATGTTACCGAAATGTTCCGCGACCCGTTGTTTTACAAACTGCTGCGTGAAGAAATTATTCCGGTGCTGGCTACAAAACCATTTATAAGGATATGGCACGCAGGGTGTTCTTCGGGCGAGGAAGTCTATTCTATGGCAATACTGCTGCAGGAAGCCAATTTGCTTCAAAAATCTTTGTTGTATGCTACCGACATCAATCCTTTGGTACTAGATACCGCTAAAAAGGGTATTTTTCCTTTGCAGATGATGAAACAGTATTCTGAAAACTACATGGTATCAGGCGGTAAAAAAGATTTCTCGCAATACTATACAGCCAATTACGGTTTTGCAAAATTTAGTAGTGACCTGTCAGCTAAAATGGTGTTTTCAGAACACAATCTTGTTTCAGATGGTTCATTTAACGAGTTCGACATTATACTTTGCCGTAATGTGCTGATCTATTTTGATAAAGAACTTCAGGACAGGGCTTTTGTATTATTCGATCAAAGTCTTGCAAAGCTGGGTTACCTGGCATTAGGAACAAAAGAAACACTTAAATTTTCTTCATTAGGTAAGAGATACAATCAGATCAATAAGGAGAAATTATGGAAAAAGATGGAATGATACGGGGATGTAAAGTGCTTATTATCGGCGGATCCGCCGGTAGCCTCGAAGTACTGATACAAATACTGCCCCAGCTTACCCAAATACCAACTTTTGCTCTAGTTATGGTATTACACCGTAAAAGCGGTGAAGACGCTACTCTTGAAGAGCTAATTGCTATTAAAAGTAAAATACCTGTGGTGGAGGTAGAAGATAAAACCCCTTTAAAGGCTGGTTATATCTATGTTGCGCCATCGGACTATCATTTACTTTTTGAAACCAATGATAATCTTTCCTTAGATACTTCCGAAAAAATAAATTACAGCAGGCCAAGCATCGATGTTTCTTTTGAATCGGCAGCCGAAGTATATGGAGAATCGCTTGTGGCTATACTCCTTTCGGGAGCAAATTCTGATGGTACTGAAGGTCTTCTTGCTATAAAAAATGCGGGTGGTGTTACTGTTGTTCAGGAACCCGAAAGTGCCCAGATGCCCTTTATGCCTAAAAATGCCCTAGAAGCTACCAATCCTGCTTACGTGCTGGATGTTGAGGGTATACTTCAGTTTATCACTTCTATTAATTCATAAAAAATGATTCAGTGTTATTGTGGTTCAGGAATGCCTTTTTCGGCATGTTGTGAACTTTACATTTC
This region includes:
- a CDS encoding histidine kinase — encoded protein: MEKKKILIVDDDPRNIFALTATLRSKSFDCQSCSGAPEAIQLLKSDEDIDAVLMDMMMPDMDGYEAIPIIKGIAHRQGLPIIAVTAQAMIGDREKCLRAGADDYISKPIDVDKLLEILSTI
- a CDS encoding chemotaxis protein CheR, with protein sequence MINDRELELLINEVFEYHGFDFGGYSRASLKRRIDRLLQLDGFDKFGDLLYKVRTEPGYFKRMVEEITVNVTEMFRDPLFYKLLREEIIPVLATKPFIRIWHAGCSSGEEVYSMAILLQEANLLQKSLLYATDINPLVLDTAKKGIFPLQMMKQYSENYMVSGGKKDFSQYYTANYGFAKFSSDLSAKMVFSEHNLVSDGSFNEFDIILCRNVLIYFDKELQDRAFVLFDQSLAKLGYLALGTKETLKFSSLGKRYNQINKEKLWKKME
- a CDS encoding chemotaxis protein CheB, with the translated sequence MEKDGMIRGCKVLIIGGSAGSLEVLIQILPQLTQIPTFALVMVLHRKSGEDATLEELIAIKSKIPVVEVEDKTPLKAGYIYVAPSDYHLLFETNDNLSLDTSEKINYSRPSIDVSFESAAEVYGESLVAILLSGANSDGTEGLLAIKNAGGVTVVQEPESAQMPFMPKNALEATNPAYVLDVEGILQFITSINS